In Halorhabdus rudnickae, the following proteins share a genomic window:
- a CDS encoding YIP1 family protein, producing the protein MPKTPLLNPREYYQRVERPSLPFASGIVLLEALALSALLWVFMNRLFDRIDISPATRSEVSGTVSDAVFGIAIGVVVGWLLLAAVLHVFVWFADGDGGFGTTLAVVGESELVTIVFLPLTGIGLFAVLGDVPADPAAAAGFLENSTTTASPLTLLTSFVTFVWQAVIQGVGLAVAHDIPVGKMLTLTVVVGLLGFLFNLA; encoded by the coding sequence ATGCCGAAGACCCCCCTGCTAAATCCCCGCGAGTACTACCAGCGGGTCGAGCGGCCCTCCCTTCCGTTCGCATCAGGAATTGTCCTTCTAGAGGCACTCGCCCTGTCGGCACTCCTCTGGGTATTCATGAATCGCCTCTTCGACCGGATCGACATCTCGCCGGCAACACGGTCAGAGGTCAGCGGCACGGTCAGCGACGCGGTCTTCGGAATCGCGATCGGCGTCGTCGTCGGGTGGCTCCTCCTCGCGGCCGTCCTCCACGTGTTCGTCTGGTTCGCTGACGGCGATGGCGGATTCGGAACGACGTTGGCAGTCGTCGGCGAATCCGAACTCGTCACCATCGTCTTTCTTCCGCTAACAGGGATCGGACTGTTCGCAGTGCTAGGAGACGTGCCTGCCGATCCGGCGGCCGCCGCGGGATTCCTCGAAAACTCGACGACGACTGCATCGCCGCTTACCCTGCTGACGAGTTTCGTCACGTTCGTCTGGCAAGCGGTGATCCAGGGCGTCGGTCTCGCCGTCGCCCACGATATCCCCGTCGGGAAGATGCTAACGCTGACGGTCGTCGTCGGACTACTCGGGTTTCTCTTCAACCTGGCGTAG
- a CDS encoding carboxypeptidase M32, which produces MSSDTPEAYDDMLEHVRQLSYVEDAGGILRWDQQVMMPAGGTPARSKQQSALSTLHHDLLTDDDLAGYLDALEDAALDPDQQAVVREVRREHERARKVPRDLVERISEATSEALPVWEQAREEDDFERYAPVLEELVELRREYAQAIDPDRDPYEVLFEEFEPYLGLDTAERVLEELRAELPDLIDAVAASDVTQPRPFDGSYDVDDQEKLVRTALDELGFDWDRGRLDTSAHPFTSGTQFDARITTRFDPEKPLDSLSSTIHEFGHATYALGLPDEEYGTPLGQPRNLTVHESQSRLWENHVGRSRAFWENFTPTVEDHLGVETTPEAAYGAANRVYDDNLIRVEADELTYHMHILVRFEIERDLIAGDLDVREVPSVWNDKMAEYLGIRPDTDAEGCLQDIHWTNGTFGYFPTYSLGSVLAAQLYAAAEDELGSIAEDVRAGEFDDLRTWMTEHVHRHGRRYTTDELIREATGEDYTAEYFIEYATEKYGALYDL; this is translated from the coding sequence ATGTCGAGTGACACACCCGAGGCCTACGACGACATGCTCGAACACGTGCGACAACTCTCCTACGTCGAGGACGCCGGCGGTATCCTGCGATGGGACCAGCAGGTGATGATGCCGGCGGGTGGCACGCCGGCACGGTCGAAACAGCAGTCGGCACTCTCGACGCTCCATCACGACTTGCTGACCGACGACGACCTGGCGGGCTATCTCGACGCCCTCGAAGACGCGGCGCTCGATCCCGACCAGCAGGCCGTGGTTCGTGAAGTACGGCGGGAACACGAACGCGCCCGAAAGGTGCCCCGCGATCTGGTCGAGCGCATCTCCGAGGCAACGAGCGAGGCGTTGCCGGTCTGGGAGCAGGCCCGAGAGGAGGATGACTTCGAGCGCTACGCCCCGGTCCTCGAAGAACTGGTCGAACTCCGTCGGGAGTACGCACAAGCGATCGATCCGGACCGCGATCCCTACGAAGTGCTCTTCGAGGAGTTCGAGCCGTACCTCGGGCTGGATACCGCCGAGCGCGTCCTCGAAGAACTCCGGGCGGAACTGCCCGACCTGATCGACGCCGTCGCGGCGAGTGACGTGACCCAGCCCCGCCCGTTCGACGGGTCCTACGACGTCGACGACCAGGAAAAACTGGTCCGGACTGCCCTCGACGAACTGGGCTTCGACTGGGATCGGGGTCGCCTGGACACCTCTGCTCATCCGTTCACTTCGGGGACCCAGTTCGACGCCCGGATCACGACCCGCTTCGATCCGGAGAAACCCCTGGACTCGCTGTCATCGACGATCCACGAGTTCGGCCACGCAACTTACGCCCTTGGGCTACCAGACGAGGAGTACGGGACGCCGCTGGGCCAGCCCCGAAATCTGACTGTCCACGAGTCCCAGTCCCGTCTCTGGGAGAATCACGTCGGTCGCTCGCGAGCGTTCTGGGAGAACTTCACGCCGACCGTCGAGGACCATCTCGGCGTCGAGACCACGCCCGAGGCGGCCTACGGCGCGGCCAACCGTGTCTACGACGACAATCTCATCCGGGTCGAGGCGGACGAACTCACCTACCACATGCATATCCTCGTCCGCTTCGAGATCGAACGGGACCTGATCGCGGGCGATCTCGACGTGCGCGAGGTGCCGTCTGTCTGGAACGACAAGATGGCAGAGTACCTGGGGATCCGACCCGACACCGACGCCGAGGGCTGTCTGCAGGACATCCACTGGACGAACGGCACGTTCGGCTACTTCCCGACGTACTCGCTGGGCAGCGTCCTGGCGGCCCAACTCTATGCCGCCGCCGAGGACGAGCTCGGATCCATCGCCGAGGACGTCCGCGCCGGGGAGTTCGATGACCTCCGGACGTGGATGACCGAGCACGTCCACCGTCACGGCCGGCGCTATACCACCGACGAGCTGATCCGCGAGGCGACTGGCGAGGACTACACCGCCGAGTACTTCATCGAGTACGCCACCGAGAAGTACGGCGCACTGTACGACCTTTGA
- a CDS encoding M20 family metallopeptidase, with the protein MDTREVTRELVSIPSHRGPGSDESAAGEWLADWLAEQTDATVEHDGAGNVLARRGEGTTLALVGHHDVVPPDDRQITDGEYVVEERDGRLYGRGSADMKGSLAAMLTAFRDADRPAGVELVFASFAGEEQGGEGCRAAIENGFAPDYAIVGEGSTGYSAAGVTDVAIAHKGRRGSTVVARGESAHASEVAAGENAIYRATDAVDVLRDLEFPSTTVRGHDLDGSLAVTEIEGGSAWNVIPERCDVTVDERTVPGERAPLERVEAIDGVTWTVEQDLPPMACGDEDFADAVRRAAEGAQDGDPEYVVKPHATDAGWLADSGTECVVIGAAEPSQAHTATESVSLSVVDRCARIYRSLVAAFDAPGPE; encoded by the coding sequence ATGGACACCCGTGAGGTGACCCGCGAACTCGTCTCCATCCCGAGCCACCGCGGCCCCGGCAGCGACGAGTCCGCGGCTGGCGAGTGGCTCGCCGACTGGCTTGCGGAACAGACCGACGCCACCGTCGAGCACGACGGCGCCGGCAACGTACTCGCCCGGCGCGGCGAGGGAACCACACTCGCGCTGGTCGGCCATCACGACGTTGTCCCACCGGACGACCGCCAGATCACTGACGGCGAGTACGTCGTCGAGGAACGCGACGGCCGACTGTACGGACGTGGAAGCGCCGACATGAAGGGATCGCTGGCCGCGATGCTGACCGCGTTCCGGGACGCCGATCGGCCGGCTGGCGTCGAACTCGTCTTTGCCTCCTTCGCCGGGGAAGAACAGGGTGGCGAGGGCTGTCGGGCGGCGATCGAGAACGGGTTCGCACCCGACTATGCGATCGTCGGGGAGGGATCGACCGGCTATTCGGCGGCAGGCGTCACGGACGTCGCCATCGCTCACAAGGGGCGGCGCGGAAGCACGGTCGTCGCCCGCGGGGAGAGCGCCCACGCCAGCGAGGTCGCCGCGGGCGAGAACGCGATCTACCGTGCGACCGACGCCGTCGACGTGCTTCGTGATCTCGAATTCCCATCGACGACCGTCCGGGGCCACGACCTCGACGGCAGCCTCGCCGTCACGGAAATCGAGGGGGGTTCGGCCTGGAACGTGATCCCCGAACGCTGTGACGTGACTGTCGACGAGCGGACGGTCCCCGGCGAGCGTGCGCCCCTCGAACGTGTCGAGGCGATCGACGGCGTCACCTGGACCGTCGAGCAGGACCTCCCGCCGATGGCCTGCGGAGACGAGGACTTCGCCGATGCCGTGCGACGAGCCGCCGAGGGCGCTCAGGATGGCGATCCCGAGTACGTCGTCAAACCCCACGCCACCGACGCCGGCTGGCTCGCCGACAGCGGGACCGAGTGTGTCGTCATCGGCGCGGCCGAACCCAGCCAGGCCCACACGGCCACCGAGAGCGTCTCGCTGTCCGTGGTGGATCGCTGTGCCCGGATCTATCGATCGCTCGTCGCGGCATTCGACGCTCCCGGCCCGGAATGA
- a CDS encoding energy-coupling factor ABC transporter ATP-binding protein yields MNALAARGLRFTYPDGTPALEGIDLTIEMGERVAILGPNGAGKSTLLSLLAGLREPAGGEVSYFGTDEPADELRDRIAHCPQAPADYLFNASVREDLEYGPAQLSIDRRDAEQRVDALAAEFDLESLLEKPPFRLSGGEQRRAALAAALAVEPDLLLLDEPVTDVDAGHRETILDALDARHEAGATIVVSTPDADLVPHVADRVVLLDRTGAVVRDGPVRAVLTDGDILRDVGVSPPQLVDAFQRAGVEDPPLTVEEASERLQDGSRT; encoded by the coding sequence GTGAATGCCCTCGCTGCTCGCGGCCTCCGATTTACGTATCCCGACGGGACACCCGCGCTCGAGGGGATCGATCTGACGATCGAGATGGGCGAGCGCGTGGCGATCCTCGGCCCCAACGGCGCTGGCAAGAGTACGCTGCTGTCGTTGCTCGCCGGCCTGCGGGAGCCAGCAGGCGGCGAGGTGTCTTACTTCGGGACCGACGAGCCGGCCGATGAACTCCGGGATCGCATTGCCCATTGCCCGCAAGCACCGGCGGACTACCTATTCAACGCGAGCGTTCGGGAAGACCTCGAATACGGGCCGGCTCAACTCAGTATCGACCGTCGGGACGCCGAGCAACGGGTCGACGCCCTCGCCGCCGAGTTCGATCTCGAAAGCTTGCTGGAGAAGCCGCCGTTCCGACTGAGTGGGGGCGAACAACGCCGGGCGGCCCTGGCCGCTGCCCTCGCTGTCGAACCCGATCTCCTCCTGCTGGACGAACCCGTCACCGACGTGGACGCCGGCCACCGGGAGACGATTCTCGATGCCCTCGACGCGCGCCACGAGGCGGGCGCGACGATTGTTGTCTCGACTCCCGACGCCGATCTGGTCCCTCACGTCGCCGATCGGGTCGTCCTGCTGGATCGCACGGGCGCCGTCGTTCGGGACGGGCCAGTCCGAGCGGTGCTCACTGACGGTGATATCCTCCGGGACGTGGGCGTCTCGCCGCCACAACTCGTCGACGCCTTCCAGCGGGCCGGCGTTGAGGATCCGCCGCTGACCGTCGAAGAAGCTTCCGAGCGACTGCAGGACGGTTCCCGGACCTGA